The following DNA comes from Pyxidicoccus trucidator.
GGCGCCTTCGTCACATTCCTTCCGGGCTCACGGAAGCGCATCGGTATCAAGGCGCCACCTCCGTGCCTTTCGCACGGGAAGCCGAGGAGGCACCGTGGACAGCCTGAAGTCGATTCGAAGCACCGTCCTGGCGAGCGCGCTGGTGTTGCTGGCCGCTCCGGGATGTCAGGGGGAGGAGCTCCCCGCCAGCAGCGCGCCGTTCCTCGAAGAGAGCGCCACCCGCCCTCAGGCCCTCGGCTGCGAGGTGAACCAGGTGCCGGTGATGACGAGCAACACGGCGCCAGGCGGCGTCGTCACGCGCTCGGGCGTCTTCAGCAGCTCCTACGAGGCGTGGCAGGCCTTCGACGGCACCAGCAGCATGTGGATATCGGCCGAGAAGCAGACGCCCGCGTGGCTGGCCTACGAGTGGGCCGACGCCCCGCGCACCATCACCCGCTATGCGCTCACCTATACCAACGGCAGCATCACCACCCGGGCGCCGAAGAACTTCACGTTCGAGGGGTGGAACGGCAGCGCCTGGGTGGTGCTGGACACGCGCACGAACGAGGTGGGCTGGCCGGGCTACGAGCGGCGCGAGTACGTCGTGGCCTCGCCGGGCGCGTACCGGAAGTACCGGCTCAGCGTGACGGACGACAACGACTCGCGCACCGGCGTGGAGGTCATCTCCCTGGGAAGGCTGGAGCTGCTCGGCTGCGAGCAGCTCCGCTGGACGCGCACGCGGGGCGTCTCGGGGGCGCTCTCCCTGAACAGCGATGTCGCGGTCCACTCGCTGGGCTACAGCTTCGCCGCGGGGATGACGAACGGGGCCGTGGCGGGCGTGAAGAACGGCAACATGGACGTGCTGCTCGCGGGCTACGACACGAACGGCGCGCTGCTCTGGTCCCAGCAGTTCGGCGTGGCCGGAAAGGTCTCGGCGGCCTTCTCCATCGCGAAGTCTCCCTCGGAGCTGGACCTCTACGTGACGGGCCTCACGGGCGGCGGGCTGCACGGCAACACGCAGGCGGGCTCGCAGGACGTCTTCCTGGCGAAGTACTCCGTGGGAGGCACGTGGCAGTGGACGCGGCAGCTCGGCGTGGCCGGCAAGACGACCCGGGGTTACGGCGTGGCGGTGGACGCCTCGAACAACGTCCATGTCTCGGGTGATACCGATGGCGCGCTGGATGGAGTCCCGCTGCTCGGCTTCAACAGCGCCTTCCTCGTCAGGTACGGCGCCTCCGGCAGCAGGCAGTGGACGCGGCTCGTCGGCGTGGCCAACAAGCACACGTACGGGGCACGGACCGCCGTGGACGGCTCGGGCAACATCTACCTCACCGGCTACACGAACGGCGGCCTGGACGGGAACGTGCTGACCGGCACGGAGGATGCGTTCCTCACCAGGTTCAGCCCGGCGGGCGTGAAGCAGTGGACGCGGCAGTTGGGCGTGGCAGGGGGGCGCACCACCGGCAGCGCGGTGGGGGTCGATGCCGCGGGGAACGTCTACCTGACGGGGAGCTCCGCCTGCACCATCGATGGCGTCTCGACGGACACGGGGCTCTGCGCCATCCTGGTCAAGTACGACGCCTCGGGCGTCCGGCAATGGCTCCGGGCCTTTGGCGCCGGGCACTCGCTCGTGGGCACCGCGCTCGCCATCAACTCCCAGGGTATCCACCTCACCGGGAGCGCCTACGCGGACCTGACGCTTCCGCCTCCCCAGCCCCTCACCCCGGCCCCCCGGCCCTTCGTGGCCCGCTATGACACCGCGGGCACCCGGCTCGCGCTCCAGCAGTTGCCCCAGGGCCAGTCCGCCGGAGTCGGGAGCCAGACGGAGGGAGCGGGCATCGGCGTGGACTCGGCGGGGATGCTCTACGTCGCCGGCCGGGTGAGGGGCGCCTTCGACGGCCACCCGCAGCTCGGCACGGACGACGCCTTCGTGAAGAAGCTGGCCCAGCCGTAGCCGGACCGCCCGTCTCATGAAGGGGAGGCCCGCGAGCAATCAGCTCGCGGGTCGCCGTTGCCAGTCAGGCCTCCTCGTCGGGGAGGAGCGTCCGGAGAAGCTCGTCGTCGGGACCGAGCGGGCGCCAGCCGGACGGAGGCGGATTGGCAAGGAGCGTTGCGGTGACCTTTCTAGCGCGCTCCTTGTGAGTCTCTGGTGTGAAGCCTATCCAAGAGGCGAGCGTCATGGCGGCCTCTAGACGAGCGTCGTCGTCCAGCGCGGCCGGCCAACCGTTGGGGAAACTCTCGGACAGTTCCCGCACGAGCTGTCCGCGCGTCAAGCGTGTGACCTGATGGCTCCTTTCCGCCTCATCAACCAGCCCGCTGAACACCTGCACCGCGCTGAAGCCGTCCTTGCCAAGCTCCGCGGCCAACTCGGTCAGCGGGAGAGTAGGATGCGCCTCGGCAAACGCGGTGAGCGAGTCGTAACCACGCTCGCGGACTCGCTCATATAGGCGGACCGGCCAGTTGCCCCGCCAGGAACTTCCCTCGCTCATCGCCGCCTCCCGGGGGTGAAGTTCACTGGGATGTTATAGCGCTTCATCTCTCTTGCGATGAGCTTCAGGATCGCGTCCCTCGTCAGCATCCGGCCAGCTGCTGTCTCAGCGTCGCGCAATATGCTCATGATCATCTGGTTCCATTCCTTGGGCCATGTGCGACCCAGGCGCCAGTTGCCACCTCCGTGAATCGCCTGATGGTGCGCCTGCTCCAAACGGACGCAGAATTGGTCGATGCTCATCTCGCCGGTAAAGCCGCGTTTCTCGAACCATGCGCGGTGCTCGTCCGGCAGGACGTGGTGCTTCGGCGCCTCGGACATGCCCGCGCCGGCTCTGTCTGTCACCTTCATGCCGCGAACCTCGGGACTGTCGCCCAGCGCGTCGCGTAAGCCCTTCGGCAGCTCGCCGTTCGTCTGCGCCATCATCACCTGCCCGCCGTGAATGCGGACTGCGGCGCTCACTGCGGGAATGGAGATGACGCCCGCTTGCACGAGGCGCCGAATCATTTCCACCCACTCGGCGGAGACGACCACCTGCGACCCCGCCATGACGCCGCCCGAAGTCATGACGAGACTCACGCCGACGGTGGCCGGAGCGGCGGGCGGCAAGCGAGGCAGCGACATCTTCAGCGCCGAAACCATGGTGAGCATGTCCACGAACTGCATCACCGCCAGGGTCTTCCCGAAGTTCTCCATGGACGTGCGTGCGCCATCGCGGATGGAGCTGAATTCGCCGGAGAGTTGCCCCATCAACTCAGGCATGGCCAGAGCTGCGGCCTCGACCTGCTCGGGGTCTCCTGACGCGAGCGCCGCAAGGGTGGGCTCAATCAGCCCCTGCACACGGTGCATGTCCCTGACCAGCTTCTCGACGCTGTAGGCGGGGCACTCGCGGAGCACGACATCGGCGAGGGTGAGGAAGTCGAGCCATGCGGCCAGCAGCATGGCGCCGAACATGGCCCCCTGGAGGCGCGGGCCCGTCATGCGGAGGATGCCCAGCTCCATGCCTCCATCGCCGACTTCCTCGGCAACCGCCACCAGCTCCGTCGTTCTTCCGAGCGCGCTGTGCAACCAGGGCAGTTGCTTGGAGCCGAAGTCCAGATAGCGGATGAACACGCCGTTGACCCCGGTCAGGCCCCGGTTGCCCAGGCTCGTGGGTGGACGGCCGGCCAGCTTCGAGAGTGCGCTGGCGACGTTGTCCGTGGAGCCCTTCACGTCATCCACCGCTTCGAGTACCGAGTCCCGCACCTGTGAGGCACTCGCGGCAGCGGCGTCCGCCGCTCCGCCGCCCGAGACCGCCCCCGTCGCGTCGTCCCGTGGCTCCACACGACGGTGCAGCCGTCGCTCCTGCACTTCAGGCCCCGCCACGACCCGCGAAGGGGAAACCGGGGCGCGCGGAGGCTCCTCGCTCGGCCGTTGCGTCAACGTGGGGCTCGTGGCACCGCGCTGCATGTCGCTCAGGCTTGCGCTTCGGTGCGGTGCTCGCGGCAACGAAGCGCAGCCAGTGGAAAGTACGGCCACGCACAGCAGCAGGGCGTCAGCGCGCATTGTCCACCCCCAGGCCCACCGAAGCGAAGGCCCCCGGCCGCAGCGTCCCTTCCGCTTCGGGGAAGAGGAGTGTTCCGCCCGTGCCCATGGCGTAGAGCTTCCCCTTGAGGAATCGCCACCGCACTTCCGCCGCGCCGAGGTAGCGCGCGCCTGGCTGTCCCATGCCCATGCCCAGCCCCTTCACCGCGACTTCAAGGCTGCGCTCCAGGAGCTGCACCGCGACGCGCCCGTCCACGTCAAAGCGTCCCCAGGAGAAGGCTTCCGCGCCCACCGTCAGCATCAGGTGCCGTTGCAGCCCTCCGTAGTTGACGGCATCCCAGCCCACCTTCAGCTCGCCATGGACGGAGTAGCCAGAGGGGAACGGGGCTTCCGCCAGCGCCCCGCCGTCAGGGCCCGCCGCCCGGAAGCGCGCCAGCTCGTAGTCCGGGCCGAAGAAGCCCTGCCGGAAGCCGCCGTGCTGTCGCCGCCCCTCCAGCCGCAGCTTCAGGTCCAGCGTGGAGGTCAGTGCATCGAGGCCGCCGCCCACGACCGCGCCCCACGCGCCGCCCTCCCCGGGCCTTCCACCCCAGCCAGCAATCACGTGCGCCTCATACGTCGGACGCACCCTCACCACGGCCGTCGCGTCCAGGTGCGCCAGTGTCACCGAGGGCGCGCGTCCGCCGGCCCGGCCCCAGTCATGCACGGCGGACAGCGCCAGCGTGTAGCGGCCCGGCTCGCGCGGCTTGCCGAAGAGGACGTGCTGCATGTCCAGGGCGAGCTCCGCGCCCATGAGACGCGCGCCCAGCACGTCCGAGGCGAAGGCGTGTGTATAGAGCGGCCCGACCGTGCCGGTGAGGATGCCTCCTGCCGGGTGGTAGTCGGGATTGGCGCGGCTGGAGTAGCGCCGCACGAGATGGCCGGACAGGAGGGTGTAGTTCTCCAGCGCGCCGAACCACACAGCCAGCGGCGAGTACTCCGAGCCCAGCTTGAGGCCGCGCACGAGCTGTCCCCAATCGGAGAGGCTGTCCCAGTCCTCCCGCCTCACGAGGCCCGCGCCTTCACCGCCACCCCACAGTCGCAGCCGCACCGGGGCGCCCACATTGACGCCGAACTCCGGGCCGCCGTCGAGGATGACCGTGGGCTCCACCTGCGCGAAGCCCTCTTCCGTGCCTACGCCTGCACGCGGCAGCAGGGCCCACGTAGCCGCCTCTACGCGCGTCAGGGAGTGCCACCTGCGCGCCAAGGGCATCGCGAAGGGAGCGGCCTCCTCGGGGGCGGTCGGCTCCGTGGCGCTTCCCGTCAAGGGCCACAGCAGCAGCAACACCACGCGACCGCGAATCCGCCACATGCACGCCTCCTGGGATTGCCTCTTTGGGGACTGGACACGGCAGTACCCATCCGGTCCGACACGGGCGCCGGGCCAGGGGTGAGTCAGCCGCGTTGAGTGGGAAATGCGCGCAGCCGGTGCGTCAGGCTGTCGGTGCTTGTGCATCGTGCGGCGGCGCGGGGCGTCACCGGGCTCTGTCGGCACGTCATTCGAGGACGGCGAGCAATCAGCTCGCGGGCCGTTCGTGCTTCAGACGCATGCCGTGTCTACTCGAAGCCCGGGCCCGGGGAGCTCAGCCCCCGCGCGGCCCCGGCACCCACTCCATGGCCAGGTACGGGTCGGCGTCCGTGCCCGACTCCGGCCGGAAGCCGAGCCGCTCGTACAGCGCGCGCGCCGGGTTGTCGCGCAGCACGCGCAGGCGCAGCGGCACGCCCGCCTTCTCCGCCTCGCCCCGCAGCTCGCGCAGCAGCTTCGTGCCCACGCCCGCGCGCCGGTGCGACGGCAGCAGGGCGATGTCCACGAGACGCCACTCCGCGGGGCCGCGCGCCACCAGCAGCCTGCCCGCGGGCGCGCCGCCCACCAGCACCACCTGGTGGTCCGCCCCGGCGTACCGCATGGACCAGTCACGTCCCTGCGCCATCCACTGCATGCGCAGGAAGGCGTCCCGCTGCGCCGGGGCCCAGCCCCACATGGCCACCTCACCCTCGCGCGTGCTGGCATACAGGGTGAACAGGAACGCCTCGTCCGAGGCGGTGGCGGGGCGCAGTGAGACGGGCAAGGTGGCGCGGAGCATGGACCGCGGGGCAACCACGCGTCCACCCGCGCACGTGCCGGGCCCTTCGCGTCCTCCAGCCAACGGATGGCGCCAGCACCCGCCAGCTCCGACGTCCCGGCAATCACCGCCCAAACGTCAGACCTGGATGGGAGCCTGGGGCGGATTTTCATTCAGGAGCAAGCCATGAAGAAGACGGGAGACTCGGAGCTGACGCTGGCCCTCCAGGAGGCCCGCGAGACGGAGGCCCGGTGGCGGGGGCTGGCCACGCGGCTGATGGAGCTGGGCGACGACGCCATGGACGCGCAGCTGCTGGTGGCCTTCCGCGCCGCGCGCGAGGAGGGCGTGGTGCCGCCCGACGCGGGCTTCTTCCTGGTGGCCCACATCCTCACCGCCATGGCGGACGAGGCCATCGCCGAGGACCCCCGCGTGCGGCGGCTCGCCCGTGAGCTGGACCAGATGGAGCACGAGTACGGCGTGGGCGATGGCGTCTGGCACGACGGCGAGGAGACGCCGCCGGAGGAGTGGGAGGCCCTGTGCGCGGTGTACGAGGCCGCGTGCGACGAGGCCCGCGCCACCTTCTTCCGCGCCTACGGCGAGGAGGACATGGCCCGCCTCTACCTGGAGGACCGCGTCTGCTTCCACCGCCGCTTCGAGAGCGGCCGCCGCTTCTTCCACGGCCTGCCCATGCTGCCCGAGCACCTGCACTGACGGTGACGCGCGGAGTCGGCCGGGCGCGCGGGAAGATTCGCCGCGAGGCCCGTTCCCTTCTCACCCGCGCGAGGTCCGGTGTGGGATTTCGCGAGGGCAGGAGGTGGGGCGGGCCTGGGGGCCTGTCCCCACCTCCGCGTTCACTCTCTCAAAACCCAGGAGTTACGCGGACCTGGCCGACGGCCCGTTGCACATGCATGGCGTAAACTTACCGTGACGGACGTGTCAATTAGCTCTGCTTCAGGATGGCGCAATGCGCTGTTGATGAAGGCGCTTGCCTCACCCTGGCGTTTTCCTCCGCCTCACCCTATTCCGGCGCTCGCTTTCGGGCGTGTAGGGCTGGTGGCGGGAAAGAAGTCAATGCATACCATGGGTGTAGAGACTCGAAACTCCAAGGCGAGTCTCTAGCAGCCTCCGCGCTGCACGGCGGCGCGCGTTTCCGGCAGTAGAAGTCCCCTCCAAGGACCCGGAGCCGCGCGCCGCCGCTCTTTTTTCCCCGCCAGCGCTCGCTAGAACTTCTCGGGTGCGGGCCGCACGTCCAACTCCTGCGTCCAGGCCGACGGGTCCTGCCGGTGCAGCTGCCAGTACGTCTCCGCGAGGGCGTCCGGCGACAGCAGCTCCGCCGGCTGCCGCAGGGCGCCTCGCGCGTGGGTGCGGGTGGTGTCGATGACGCCGTCGATGACGACGTGGGCCACGTGGATGCCGCGCGGGCCGAACTCGCGCGCCAGCGACTGCGCCAGGGCGCGGAGGCCGAACTTGCCCGTGGCGAAGGCCGCCGAGCGCGGGCCGCCGCGCAGCGACGCGGTGGCCCCGGTGAAGAGCAGCGTGCCGCGTCCCCGCTCCACCATGGCCGGCAGCACCGCGCGCGCGCACAGCACGCCGCCCAGGCAGTTGATGCGCCACGAGGTGTCGAAGTCCTCGGGAGACGTCTCCAGGAAGCCGGCCATGCGGAAGAGGCCGGCGTTGTAGATGCAGACGTCCGGGGCGCCGTGCTCCTCGCGCAGGCGGGCGAAGGACTCGCTCACCGCGCCCGCGTCGGTGGCGTCAGTGGGGTAGAGGCTCGCGCTGCCGCCGGCCTCGTGCACCATCTGCTGTACCTTGCGCAGCGAGTCCTCGCTCCGGGCGAAGAGGCCCACGGTGTAGCCCTCGCGGGCGAAGCGCCAGGCGAGTGCCGCGCCCAGCCCTGGACCTGCTCCCACCACCGCGGCCACCTTCGTGGCCGACTTCGCAGTCGTTCCCATGGCCGTCCGGGTTAACCCCCTCGCGGGCGCGAGGCCAGCCGGTGGGAGGGCCCGCGTCTCCAGGCCAACGGTGCGACGGAAGGGTGGGTGCGACGCACCCGGACGTGGAGCCCCGTCACTCGGCCCACGGTGCGACGGCGGGGCGGAAGTTCCCCGGGCGCGGCGCTACATTGCCGCGCCATGACGACCGCCCACGCCACCCGTCTCCTCGATTTGCTCTGGGAGCGCTACGCCGCCGAGGTGCCCTACGCGCGCACCTTCGTCCAGCTCTCCGGAGGCAGCTTCCGCAATGACCACGTCGCGCTGCGCTCGCTGGCGCGGCCCGGTGGGGGCATCGCCCTCTTCTCGCGGCCCTTCGAGCGGCTCGGCTGGAAGGCCGCGGGCGCGTACACCTTCCCGGACGCGCGCCTGTCCGCCATCTACATGTCCCATCCGGCCGGGCTGCCGCGCGTCTTCATCTCCGAGCTGAAGCAGGAGGAGCTGTCCCCGCGAGCCCGCGAGCTGCTCGCCGCGCTGCCCGAGGACCCGCCTCCGCCCGAGGACGTGGACGCGCTCGCCGCGTGGTTCTCCCCGCCGCCTCCGCCGGACGAGGCCGCGCTGCTGGAGCTGGAGAAGGAGTCGCAGTACGGCGCGTGGCTGCTCGCCTTCGGCCGCAAGGTGAACCACTTCACCGGCTCGGTGGACGACGTGGAGGTGTGGCAGCGGCGCATGCGCGAGGCGGGCGTGCCCATGAAGTCCGACATCGAGGGCGCCGCCGGCACGTCGCTGCGGCAGACGGCCACCCACGCCGCGCCGCTGCCGTTGACGCTCAAGGGCGGCGGCACGCGCACGTGGCCCTACGCGTACTTCGAGATTGCCCAGCGCTCGCCGGACTTCGACGGCTTCCTCGGGCCGCAGGCGCGCGCGCTCTTCGACATGACGAAGCGGGGCGGGTGAGCCGGAGGCCGTGCGAGATTCGGAGCGTCCGTCCAGGCTCGCGCCACACCGTTCTCCGAGGGGGAAGATGGACGCCGTCACCGTCGGGTTGCTGGCGCTGGGGTTCGAGCTGGGGGTTCCTCGTGTCAGTCGAGCAGCGCGGAGGAGCGCGCCGGAGTCGGCCGGCTCCGGGCGCGCGCACGGGCCAGGGCGGGATTCCCGGCCTCCTCGCGGCTCCGGGCGATGCGCTCCTGGAGCGAGGCGCGGATGGGCTCGGGCATGGAGGCCAGCAGCACCTCGCCCACCACGTCGTGGGTGAACCAGCGCCCGCGCACCACGTGGGCGTCCTCGAGCTGCCGCCAGGGCTCGTGCAGCTCGTCCACGGGCACCTCCAGCACGGCCGCCGCCAGCTCCGCGCTGAAGTCCGTCTGCGCCACGGCGAAGACGCGCGCGAGCCGGAGCGCCGCGGGCGACAGCCTTCCGAGCCGGTGCTCGATGATGGAGCGCACCCGCTCGGGCGGAGGCATCGACTCGGGGAAGCGGCCCTCGAAGGCGTGGGACTCCAGCAGGTGGCGCACCGTCTCCACGATGAAGAGCGGACTGCCTCCGGCGTAGGTGCCCACCTTCTCCGCCACGCCCTCCAGCCCGGGGACGCCCATGCTGTGCAGCATGTCCCGCACGGCGGGCGGAGTCAGCCAGCTCAGGGGGATGCGCACCAGCACGCCCGCGGAGACGCCGCTGTCGATGATGTCCCGCCTCCAGCTCAAGTCGTTCTCGAAGGGACGGTGCGCGTGGAGGACGAGGGGGAAGCGGCCCCGCGCCGTCTCCTCCATGAAGTGCGTCTGCACGTGCATGCCCAGCTCGGCGCTGTCCGGGTCGATGTAGTGCGCGTCGTCGAAGAAGATGCTGTCCAGGTCCGCTGCCGTCTCGCGCAGCAGGGCGAACACCGCGGCGTGGAGGCGCGGCTTCTCCTCCGTGCGCGCCGGGCCCAGGCGGGCGTGCGGCTCCAGCTCCGGCATCAGCCGCGACAGCTCGCGCCGCGCCCAGGGCTCCAGGTGCACCTGGGGCTTCCGCGCCAGCAGCGCCCTCAGGCTGCGGATGTGGGTGGCGAAGGGGAGGTGGAGGTCTCCCGGCCGGGCGGCCAGCAGCACCCAGCGCCCCTTGCTGCGCGCGAAGTCGCTGAGCAGCCGCGACTTGCCGATGCCCGCGTCGCCCTCCACGAAGATGTTGCGGCGCGACGCCCACGCATCCTCCAACTGCTCCCAC
Coding sequences within:
- a CDS encoding SBBP repeat-containing protein, coding for MDSLKSIRSTVLASALVLLAAPGCQGEELPASSAPFLEESATRPQALGCEVNQVPVMTSNTAPGGVVTRSGVFSSSYEAWQAFDGTSSMWISAEKQTPAWLAYEWADAPRTITRYALTYTNGSITTRAPKNFTFEGWNGSAWVVLDTRTNEVGWPGYERREYVVASPGAYRKYRLSVTDDNDSRTGVEVISLGRLELLGCEQLRWTRTRGVSGALSLNSDVAVHSLGYSFAAGMTNGAVAGVKNGNMDVLLAGYDTNGALLWSQQFGVAGKVSAAFSIAKSPSELDLYVTGLTGGGLHGNTQAGSQDVFLAKYSVGGTWQWTRQLGVAGKTTRGYGVAVDASNNVHVSGDTDGALDGVPLLGFNSAFLVRYGASGSRQWTRLVGVANKHTYGARTAVDGSGNIYLTGYTNGGLDGNVLTGTEDAFLTRFSPAGVKQWTRQLGVAGGRTTGSAVGVDAAGNVYLTGSSACTIDGVSTDTGLCAILVKYDASGVRQWLRAFGAGHSLVGTALAINSQGIHLTGSAYADLTLPPPQPLTPAPRPFVARYDTAGTRLALQQLPQGQSAGVGSQTEGAGIGVDSAGMLYVAGRVRGAFDGHPQLGTDDAFVKKLAQP
- a CDS encoding NUDIX hydrolase; its protein translation is MSEGSSWRGNWPVRLYERVRERGYDSLTAFAEAHPTLPLTELAAELGKDGFSAVQVFSGLVDEAERSHQVTRLTRGQLVRELSESFPNGWPAALDDDARLEAAMTLASWIGFTPETHKERARKVTATLLANPPPSGWRPLGPDDELLRTLLPDEEA
- a CDS encoding DUF2380 domain-containing protein, which encodes MQERRLHRRVEPRDDATGAVSGGGAADAAAASASQVRDSVLEAVDDVKGSTDNVASALSKLAGRPPTSLGNRGLTGVNGVFIRYLDFGSKQLPWLHSALGRTTELVAVAEEVGDGGMELGILRMTGPRLQGAMFGAMLLAAWLDFLTLADVVLRECPAYSVEKLVRDMHRVQGLIEPTLAALASGDPEQVEAAALAMPELMGQLSGEFSSIRDGARTSMENFGKTLAVMQFVDMLTMVSALKMSLPRLPPAAPATVGVSLVMTSGGVMAGSQVVVSAEWVEMIRRLVQAGVISIPAVSAAVRIHGGQVMMAQTNGELPKGLRDALGDSPEVRGMKVTDRAGAGMSEAPKHHVLPDEHRAWFEKRGFTGEMSIDQFCVRLEQAHHQAIHGGGNWRLGRTWPKEWNQMIMSILRDAETAAGRMLTRDAILKLIAREMKRYNIPVNFTPGRRR
- a CDS encoding GNAT family N-acetyltransferase → MLRATLPVSLRPATASDEAFLFTLYASTREGEVAMWGWAPAQRDAFLRMQWMAQGRDWSMRYAGADHQVVLVGGAPAGRLLVARGPAEWRLVDIALLPSHRRAGVGTKLLRELRGEAEKAGVPLRLRVLRDNPARALYERLGFRPESGTDADPYLAMEWVPGPRGG
- a CDS encoding SDR family NAD(P)-dependent oxidoreductase, whose translation is MGTTAKSATKVAAVVGAGPGLGAALAWRFAREGYTVGLFARSEDSLRKVQQMVHEAGGSASLYPTDATDAGAVSESFARLREEHGAPDVCIYNAGLFRMAGFLETSPEDFDTSWRINCLGGVLCARAVLPAMVERGRGTLLFTGATASLRGGPRSAAFATGKFGLRALAQSLAREFGPRGIHVAHVVIDGVIDTTRTHARGALRQPAELLSPDALAETYWQLHRQDPSAWTQELDVRPAPEKF
- a CDS encoding DUF1338 domain-containing protein, with translation MTTAHATRLLDLLWERYAAEVPYARTFVQLSGGSFRNDHVALRSLARPGGGIALFSRPFERLGWKAAGAYTFPDARLSAIYMSHPAGLPRVFISELKQEELSPRARELLAALPEDPPPPEDVDALAAWFSPPPPPDEAALLELEKESQYGAWLLAFGRKVNHFTGSVDDVEVWQRRMREAGVPMKSDIEGAAGTSLRQTATHAAPLPLTLKGGGTRTWPYAYFEIAQRSPDFDGFLGPQARALFDMTKRGG
- a CDS encoding AAA family ATPase, with protein sequence MDIALLGTPRLVGGLEAPKYLERKTAALLAYLALEGATARWRLAGLLWPESSEATARNNLRQLLRRLRELAGTPCVQGREPLMLEAGLSMDVALLVVAHETGDRERVAAFTGELLEGHAYDDCSALDDWLRMWRLRLRRMRFEALDTQVRRHEQGAGQLTVALEMARRLVDLEPTSEEAHQHVMRLLHRLGDRGAALAAWQQCREVLRRELDVEPSESTRQLARDIERHEAGHRLPARPGKRAVPLSVLHPPLLVGREREWEQLEDAWASRRNIFVEGDAGIGKSRLLSDFARSKGRWVLLAARPGDLHLPFATHIRSLRALLARKPQVHLEPWARRELSRLMPELEPHARLGPARTEEKPRLHAAVFALLRETAADLDSIFFDDAHYIDPDSAELGMHVQTHFMEETARGRFPLVLHAHRPFENDLSWRRDIIDSGVSAGVLVRIPLSWLTPPAVRDMLHSMGVPGLEGVAEKVGTYAGGSPLFIVETVRHLLESHAFEGRFPESMPPPERVRSIIEHRLGRLSPAALRLARVFAVAQTDFSAELAAAVLEVPVDELHEPWRQLEDAHVVRGRWFTHDVVGEVLLASMPEPIRASLQERIARSREEAGNPALARARARSRPTPARSSALLD